From Nicotiana tabacum cultivar K326 chromosome 22, ASM71507v2, whole genome shotgun sequence, one genomic window encodes:
- the LOC107803844 gene encoding TATA box-binding protein-associated factor RNA polymerase I subunit B-like isoform X2 — translation MTERIQKRCEICGNISFNDGGDGFFYCTLCGSQANDIIDTGVDEDDLFNLDGGIYAAGQRRAPTQSFQAEPVSQVKLSQSQHLETLNTLDDNQEDNEGDGVEPAGPTDFGPSQCSLAYTDYYSGVRLRYVMGVQVMIQLQCKALVEKFNVSPLIVGVVGPVWLRYLAHEKVMADEWADNVIHESESQTQGEIDSAMLSGSKKTEPHNLLGKRAVTIWHKSLHSIIPLSCSLAISFLACHMAREAILPTDILKWALEGKIPYFAAFLEIEKQLGPPSRACPISTSRMFRPIQSITLQKLEFFATAIARRIGLELPPVNFHAIASRYLEQLSLPVEKILPRACQVYEWSMPPELYLSDNELRLPSRVCVMSILIVTIRILYDLNGGKWEMILSSSSGLAPDGEDGIGEPSFSCNGKGNSAEEDLASQDSDPNYSMPDVNESDFDALELLKILEAKYDELSDTYDFSKDLQSYLQYCKDVVFAGLEPSYEDHEEERIIEDLWDFYQSHKAEEASDDEKVEPHTCNGFQHKGSRGVCKSTPRSSKKFSVNRCKCDISLDDDNFNAANCSECGLERKAYSPNKGHGDRPSAESRKETALRQLKENMQENRFCYVPPRKYVKKKNGYIRYARKKDGAYIYATHADYYILLRSCAKVAQVDARTMHVGVLSFERRLEMLEKRIDYCLQKRIPNDFCDFCQEDSKENPH, via the exons ATGACAGAGCGGATTCAAAAACGATGCGAGATTTGTGGCAATATATCCTTTAATGATGGCGGTGATGGATTCTTCTATTGCACTCTTTGCGGCTCTCAAGCGAATGACATCATTGACACTGGTGTTGATGAAGATGACCTATTCAATCTGGACGGGGGAATATATGCTGCCGGTCAGCGCCGTGCTCCCACCCAGAGTTTTCAAGCTGAGCCGGTATCTCAGGTTAAGCTTTCACAGTCCCAGCATCTAGAAACTTTGAACACTTTAGATGACAACCAAGAGGATAATGAAGGTGATGGAGTTGAGCCTGCTGGACCTACTGATTTTGGGCCGTCTCAATGTTCCTTAGCATATACTGATTATTATTCAGGAGTTCGATTAAGGTATGTTATGGGGGTACAAGTTATGATCCAATTGCAGTGTAAGGCACTAGTGGAGAAATTTAATGTAAGCCCTCTAATTGTTGGGGTTGTTGGGCCTGTATGGCTGAGATATTTAGCACATGAAAAGGTTATGGCGGATGAGTGGGCAGACAATGTCATTCATGAATCAGAGTCTCAAACTCAAG GGGAGATAGATAGTGCTATGCTTAGTGGCAGCAAGAAAACAGAACCACACAACTTACTTGGTAAACGGGCAGTTACCATATGGCATAAATCTCTACACAGCATTATTCCATTATCTTGTTCGCTAGCTATCTCTTTTCTTGCTTGTCACATGGCAAGGGAGGCAATCCTGCCAACAGACATATTGAAGTGGGCTCTAGAAGGGAAGATCCCATATTTTGCTGCTTTTCTTGAAATTGAGAAGCAGCTGGGACCTCCTTCAAGGGCATGCCCTATAAGTACCAGCCGTATGTTCAGGCCTATCCAATCTATCACCTTGCAAAAATTAGAGTTCTTTGCCACTGCCATTGCTCGGAGAATAGGCTTGGAATTACCTCCAGTAAACTTCCATGCTATAGCTTCCCGTTATCTCGAGCAGTTATCGCTTCCTGTTGAAAAAATTCTTCCTCGGGCATGCCAAGTGTATGAGTGGTCTATGCCTCCAGAGTTGTATTTGTCAGATAATGAGTTGAGGCTGCCTTCTCGTGTTTGTGTGATGTCTATTCTGATTGTTACAATAAGGATTCTTTATGACCTTAATGGTGGAAAATGGGagatgattttatcttcttctagtGGTTTAGCACCGGATGGTGAGGATGGAATTGGAGAACCGAGTTTCAGTTGCAATGGAAAAGGCAATTCTGCTGAGGAAGACTTGGCTTCACAAGATTCAGATCCTAACTATAGTATGCCAGATGTAAATGAATCTGATTTTGATGCTTTGGAGCTCTTGAAGATTCttgaagcaaaatatgatgagCTCAGTGATACATATG ATTTTTCGAAAGATTTACAATCATATCTTCAGTATTGCAAAGATGTGGTTTTTGCTGGACTTGAACCTTCTTATGAAGATCATGAAGAAGAAAGGATAATTGAAGATTTGTGGGACTTCTATCAAAGCCATAAG GCTGAAGAAGCATCAGATGATGAGAAAGTAGAACCACACACATGTAATGGTTTTCAACACAAGGGATCAAGGGGTGTATGCAAAAGCACTCCAAGATCAAGCAAGAAATTTAGTGTCAATagatgcaaatgcgacatatcaCTGGATGATGACAATTTTAATGCAGCTAACTGCTCAGAATGTGGCTTGGAGCGAAAGGCTTATTCCCCAAATAAAGGACATGGAGATCGACCTTCTGCAGAGTCGCGTAAGGAGACAGCATTGAGGCAACTGAAAGAAAACATGCAAGAAAACAGATTCTGTTATGTCCCACCTAGAAAAtatgtgaagaagaagaatggctACATCAGGTATGCAAGAAAGAAAGATGGTGCCTATATTTATGCTACACATGCTGATTATTACATATTACTTCGATCTTGTGCCAAAGTTGCACAAGTTGATGCTAGGACAATGCATGTTGGAGTATTGTCTTTTGAGAGAAGATTAGAAATGCTAGAAAAAAGAATAGATTATTGTTTACAGAAAAGAATTCCTAATGACTTCTGTGACTTTTGTCAAGAGGACTCCAAAGAAAATCCTCATTGA
- the LOC107803844 gene encoding TATA box-binding protein-associated factor RNA polymerase I subunit B-like isoform X1, translating to MTERIQKRCEICGNISFNDGGDGFFYCTLCGSQANDIIDTGVDEDDLFNLDGGIYAAGQRRAPTQSFQAEPVSQVKLSQSQHLETLNTLDDNQEDNEGDGVEPAGPTDFGPSQCSLAYTDYYSGVRLRYVMGVQVMIQLQCKALVEKFNVSPLIVGVVGPVWLRYLAHEKVMADEWADNVIHESESQTQGEIDSAMLSGSKKTEPHNLLGKRAVTIWHKSLHSIIPLSCSLAISFLACHMAREAILPTDILKWALEGKIPYFAAFLEIEKQLGPPSRACPISTSRMFRPIQSITLQKLEFFATAIARRIGLELPPVNFHAIASRYLEQLSLPVEKILPRACQVYEWSMPPELYLSDNELRLPSRVCVMSILIVTIRILYDLNGGKWEMILSSSSGLAPDGEDGIGEPSFSCNGKGNSAEEDLASQDSDPNYSMPDVNESDFDALELLKILEAKYDELSDTYADFSKDLQSYLQYCKDVVFAGLEPSYEDHEEERIIEDLWDFYQSHKAEEASDDEKVEPHTCNGFQHKGSRGVCKSTPRSSKKFSVNRCKCDISLDDDNFNAANCSECGLERKAYSPNKGHGDRPSAESRKETALRQLKENMQENRFCYVPPRKYVKKKNGYIRYARKKDGAYIYATHADYYILLRSCAKVAQVDARTMHVGVLSFERRLEMLEKRIDYCLQKRIPNDFCDFCQEDSKENPH from the exons ATGACAGAGCGGATTCAAAAACGATGCGAGATTTGTGGCAATATATCCTTTAATGATGGCGGTGATGGATTCTTCTATTGCACTCTTTGCGGCTCTCAAGCGAATGACATCATTGACACTGGTGTTGATGAAGATGACCTATTCAATCTGGACGGGGGAATATATGCTGCCGGTCAGCGCCGTGCTCCCACCCAGAGTTTTCAAGCTGAGCCGGTATCTCAGGTTAAGCTTTCACAGTCCCAGCATCTAGAAACTTTGAACACTTTAGATGACAACCAAGAGGATAATGAAGGTGATGGAGTTGAGCCTGCTGGACCTACTGATTTTGGGCCGTCTCAATGTTCCTTAGCATATACTGATTATTATTCAGGAGTTCGATTAAGGTATGTTATGGGGGTACAAGTTATGATCCAATTGCAGTGTAAGGCACTAGTGGAGAAATTTAATGTAAGCCCTCTAATTGTTGGGGTTGTTGGGCCTGTATGGCTGAGATATTTAGCACATGAAAAGGTTATGGCGGATGAGTGGGCAGACAATGTCATTCATGAATCAGAGTCTCAAACTCAAG GGGAGATAGATAGTGCTATGCTTAGTGGCAGCAAGAAAACAGAACCACACAACTTACTTGGTAAACGGGCAGTTACCATATGGCATAAATCTCTACACAGCATTATTCCATTATCTTGTTCGCTAGCTATCTCTTTTCTTGCTTGTCACATGGCAAGGGAGGCAATCCTGCCAACAGACATATTGAAGTGGGCTCTAGAAGGGAAGATCCCATATTTTGCTGCTTTTCTTGAAATTGAGAAGCAGCTGGGACCTCCTTCAAGGGCATGCCCTATAAGTACCAGCCGTATGTTCAGGCCTATCCAATCTATCACCTTGCAAAAATTAGAGTTCTTTGCCACTGCCATTGCTCGGAGAATAGGCTTGGAATTACCTCCAGTAAACTTCCATGCTATAGCTTCCCGTTATCTCGAGCAGTTATCGCTTCCTGTTGAAAAAATTCTTCCTCGGGCATGCCAAGTGTATGAGTGGTCTATGCCTCCAGAGTTGTATTTGTCAGATAATGAGTTGAGGCTGCCTTCTCGTGTTTGTGTGATGTCTATTCTGATTGTTACAATAAGGATTCTTTATGACCTTAATGGTGGAAAATGGGagatgattttatcttcttctagtGGTTTAGCACCGGATGGTGAGGATGGAATTGGAGAACCGAGTTTCAGTTGCAATGGAAAAGGCAATTCTGCTGAGGAAGACTTGGCTTCACAAGATTCAGATCCTAACTATAGTATGCCAGATGTAAATGAATCTGATTTTGATGCTTTGGAGCTCTTGAAGATTCttgaagcaaaatatgatgagCTCAGTGATACATATG CAGATTTTTCGAAAGATTTACAATCATATCTTCAGTATTGCAAAGATGTGGTTTTTGCTGGACTTGAACCTTCTTATGAAGATCATGAAGAAGAAAGGATAATTGAAGATTTGTGGGACTTCTATCAAAGCCATAAG GCTGAAGAAGCATCAGATGATGAGAAAGTAGAACCACACACATGTAATGGTTTTCAACACAAGGGATCAAGGGGTGTATGCAAAAGCACTCCAAGATCAAGCAAGAAATTTAGTGTCAATagatgcaaatgcgacatatcaCTGGATGATGACAATTTTAATGCAGCTAACTGCTCAGAATGTGGCTTGGAGCGAAAGGCTTATTCCCCAAATAAAGGACATGGAGATCGACCTTCTGCAGAGTCGCGTAAGGAGACAGCATTGAGGCAACTGAAAGAAAACATGCAAGAAAACAGATTCTGTTATGTCCCACCTAGAAAAtatgtgaagaagaagaatggctACATCAGGTATGCAAGAAAGAAAGATGGTGCCTATATTTATGCTACACATGCTGATTATTACATATTACTTCGATCTTGTGCCAAAGTTGCACAAGTTGATGCTAGGACAATGCATGTTGGAGTATTGTCTTTTGAGAGAAGATTAGAAATGCTAGAAAAAAGAATAGATTATTGTTTACAGAAAAGAATTCCTAATGACTTCTGTGACTTTTGTCAAGAGGACTCCAAAGAAAATCCTCATTGA
- the LOC107803844 gene encoding TATA box-binding protein-associated factor RNA polymerase I subunit B-like isoform X3, translating into MTERIQKRCEICGNISFNDGGDGFFYCTLCGSQANDIIDTGVDEDDLFNLDGGIYAAGQRRAPTQSFQAEPVSQVKLSQSQHLETLNTLDDNQEDNEGDGVEPAGPTDFGPSQCSLAYTDYYSGVRLRYVMGVQVMIQLQCKALVEKFNVSPLIVGVVGPVWLRYLAHEKVMADEWADNVIHESESQTQGEIDSAMLSGSKKTEPHNLLGKRAVTIWHKSLHSIIPLSCSLAISFLACHMAREAILPTDILKWALEGKIPYFAAFLEIEKQLGPPSRACPISTSRMFRPIQSITLQKLEFFATAIARRIGLELPPVNFHAIASRYLEQLSLPVEKILPRACQVYEWSMPPELYLSDNELRLPSRVCVMSILIVTIRILYDLNGGKWEMILSSSSGLAPDGEDGIGEPSFSCNGKGNSAEEDLASQDSDPNYSMPDVNESDFDALELLKILEAKYDELSDTYADFSKDLQSYLQYCKDVVFAGLEPSYEDHEEERIIEDLWDFYQSHKAEEASDDEKVEPHTCNGFQHKGSRGVCKSTPRSSKKFSVNRCKCDISLDDDNFNAANCSECGLERKAYSPNKGHGDRPSAESRKETALRQLKENMQENRFCYVPPRKYVKKKNGYISNEATY; encoded by the exons ATGACAGAGCGGATTCAAAAACGATGCGAGATTTGTGGCAATATATCCTTTAATGATGGCGGTGATGGATTCTTCTATTGCACTCTTTGCGGCTCTCAAGCGAATGACATCATTGACACTGGTGTTGATGAAGATGACCTATTCAATCTGGACGGGGGAATATATGCTGCCGGTCAGCGCCGTGCTCCCACCCAGAGTTTTCAAGCTGAGCCGGTATCTCAGGTTAAGCTTTCACAGTCCCAGCATCTAGAAACTTTGAACACTTTAGATGACAACCAAGAGGATAATGAAGGTGATGGAGTTGAGCCTGCTGGACCTACTGATTTTGGGCCGTCTCAATGTTCCTTAGCATATACTGATTATTATTCAGGAGTTCGATTAAGGTATGTTATGGGGGTACAAGTTATGATCCAATTGCAGTGTAAGGCACTAGTGGAGAAATTTAATGTAAGCCCTCTAATTGTTGGGGTTGTTGGGCCTGTATGGCTGAGATATTTAGCACATGAAAAGGTTATGGCGGATGAGTGGGCAGACAATGTCATTCATGAATCAGAGTCTCAAACTCAAG GGGAGATAGATAGTGCTATGCTTAGTGGCAGCAAGAAAACAGAACCACACAACTTACTTGGTAAACGGGCAGTTACCATATGGCATAAATCTCTACACAGCATTATTCCATTATCTTGTTCGCTAGCTATCTCTTTTCTTGCTTGTCACATGGCAAGGGAGGCAATCCTGCCAACAGACATATTGAAGTGGGCTCTAGAAGGGAAGATCCCATATTTTGCTGCTTTTCTTGAAATTGAGAAGCAGCTGGGACCTCCTTCAAGGGCATGCCCTATAAGTACCAGCCGTATGTTCAGGCCTATCCAATCTATCACCTTGCAAAAATTAGAGTTCTTTGCCACTGCCATTGCTCGGAGAATAGGCTTGGAATTACCTCCAGTAAACTTCCATGCTATAGCTTCCCGTTATCTCGAGCAGTTATCGCTTCCTGTTGAAAAAATTCTTCCTCGGGCATGCCAAGTGTATGAGTGGTCTATGCCTCCAGAGTTGTATTTGTCAGATAATGAGTTGAGGCTGCCTTCTCGTGTTTGTGTGATGTCTATTCTGATTGTTACAATAAGGATTCTTTATGACCTTAATGGTGGAAAATGGGagatgattttatcttcttctagtGGTTTAGCACCGGATGGTGAGGATGGAATTGGAGAACCGAGTTTCAGTTGCAATGGAAAAGGCAATTCTGCTGAGGAAGACTTGGCTTCACAAGATTCAGATCCTAACTATAGTATGCCAGATGTAAATGAATCTGATTTTGATGCTTTGGAGCTCTTGAAGATTCttgaagcaaaatatgatgagCTCAGTGATACATATG CAGATTTTTCGAAAGATTTACAATCATATCTTCAGTATTGCAAAGATGTGGTTTTTGCTGGACTTGAACCTTCTTATGAAGATCATGAAGAAGAAAGGATAATTGAAGATTTGTGGGACTTCTATCAAAGCCATAAG GCTGAAGAAGCATCAGATGATGAGAAAGTAGAACCACACACATGTAATGGTTTTCAACACAAGGGATCAAGGGGTGTATGCAAAAGCACTCCAAGATCAAGCAAGAAATTTAGTGTCAATagatgcaaatgcgacatatcaCTGGATGATGACAATTTTAATGCAGCTAACTGCTCAGAATGTGGCTTGGAGCGAAAGGCTTATTCCCCAAATAAAGGACATGGAGATCGACCTTCTGCAGAGTCGCGTAAGGAGACAGCATTGAGGCAACTGAAAGAAAACATGCAAGAAAACAGATTCTGTTATGTCCCACCTAGAAAAtatgtgaagaagaagaatggctACATCAG CAATGAAGCCACATATTGA